The following are from one region of the Magallana gigas chromosome 6, xbMagGiga1.1, whole genome shotgun sequence genome:
- the LOC105331135 gene encoding protein max isoform X2, translating to MSDEDREVEIESDEEDDELGGSLNDGTATQFMSQAEKRAHHNALERKRRDHIKDSFHSLRDSVPALQGEKVSRAQILKKAADYISFMRRKNHSHQQDIDDLKKHNAILEQQIRALEKAKTTGQFAVSSAVNAQAGAFEESESESSIDGEISHGRRKKLKTSD from the exons ATGAGCGATGAGGATAGAGAAGTGGAAATAGAAAGTGAT GAAGAAGACGACGAACTCGGGGGATCATTAAATGATGGGACTGCTACGCAGTTTATGAGCCAG GCTGAAAAAAGGGCTCATCATAATGCGTTGGAAAGAAAGCGCAGAGACCACATTAAAGATAGCTTTCACAGTCTCAGGGACTCTGTGCCAGCACTGCAAGGAGAAAAG GTATCCAGAGCTCAAATCCTTAAAAAGGCAGCTGACTACATTTCATTTAtgagaagaaaaaatcataGCCATCAACAAGATATAGATGATCTCAAAAAACATAATGCTATTCTGGAGCAGCAAA TTAGGGCGTTGGAAAAAGCTAAAACTACAGGGCAGTTTGCAGTGTCATCGGCTGTGAATGCGCAAGCTGGAGCTTTTGAGGAGTCGGAATCTGAAAGCTCCATAGATGGAGAAATCAGTCATGGACGccgtaaaaaattaaaaacatcagATTAA
- the LOC105331135 gene encoding protein max isoform X1, with product MSDEDREVEIESDEEDDELGGSLNDGTATQFMSQAEKRAHHNALERKRRDHIKDSFHSLRDSVPALQGEKVGLQGTSQKVSRAQILKKAADYISFMRRKNHSHQQDIDDLKKHNAILEQQIRALEKAKTTGQFAVSSAVNAQAGAFEESESESSIDGEISHGRRKKLKTSD from the exons ATGAGCGATGAGGATAGAGAAGTGGAAATAGAAAGTGAT GAAGAAGACGACGAACTCGGGGGATCATTAAATGATGGGACTGCTACGCAGTTTATGAGCCAG GCTGAAAAAAGGGCTCATCATAATGCGTTGGAAAGAAAGCGCAGAGACCACATTAAAGATAGCTTTCACAGTCTCAGGGACTCTGTGCCAGCACTGCAAGGAGAAAAGGTAGGATTGCAGGGGACAAGCCAGAAG GTATCCAGAGCTCAAATCCTTAAAAAGGCAGCTGACTACATTTCATTTAtgagaagaaaaaatcataGCCATCAACAAGATATAGATGATCTCAAAAAACATAATGCTATTCTGGAGCAGCAAA TTAGGGCGTTGGAAAAAGCTAAAACTACAGGGCAGTTTGCAGTGTCATCGGCTGTGAATGCGCAAGCTGGAGCTTTTGAGGAGTCGGAATCTGAAAGCTCCATAGATGGAGAAATCAGTCATGGACGccgtaaaaaattaaaaacatcagATTAA